The Pseudomonadota bacterium genome contains the following window.
CATTATCCCGAAACCTATGGTGGAGCTGGCAAAGCGATGCAAAAGAGCTTTATAAAAGAATTGATCCAAAGCTCTGGGAAAAATCAGAACATAATCCAATTGTCTTTTTAACCAATACACCTAAAGAACGGCTTGAAGAACTTGCCGAAGATGGGAGTTTTCTCGTTCATCAAAAACGAATCGAAGAAAATTTCAAAAACTCTGTTCTTTCAAAACCGAATATGGCAGATTCTTCCTTTGAGCCCAACGATAATATTGCATATTTTTCAATGGAATTTGGCATTCATGAGTGTATTCCTCTTTTTGCAGGCGGTCTCGGAGTTCTAGCCGGAGACCACCTGAAGGCTGCTTCTGATCTTAAGCTTCCTATGACCGGGGTCGGACTTTTATACAAACACGGATACTTCCGTCAATTCTTAAGCCAGGACGGAATGCAACAGGAGGAGTATCCTGAAACTGACCTGTATAAAATTCCGGTTGAAAAAGCACTTGATCTATCAGGAAAGGAATTATACATAACGATAGACAGGCCAAACGGCAATATTCGTGCACGTGTCTGGAAGTTAAATATCGGACGTATTGCGCTTTATTTACTTGATACCAATCTGTCTGATAACCCTCCTGAAGTAAGGGACATCACAGCTAATTTATACCCGGCCAACCAGAATAAACGCTTAGCCCAGGAAGTGCTTTTGGGAATAGGCGGCATGCGCGCTTTAGCGGCTATGGGAATATTTCCCAATGTAGTTCATCTGAATGAAGGCCATTGTACTTTTGCAAGCATTGAACGTATTTCTCAGATTATTTCAAAACACAATATTGATTTAAAAACAGCGCTTGAAATAGTGCCCCGTTCTACAGTATTTACAACTCATACTCCTGTTATTGCAGGCCATGATGTATTTCCTGTAGACATTGTAAAACCATACATCGAAACTTATAAAGAAAAACTGGGAGCAACTGAAAAGGAAATTTTATCTTGGGCCAAACCTGAATGGAAAGATGGTGAAGGCCAGTTTTCCATGTTTATACTTGGCCTTAAAATGGCTCAATATTGTAATGGCGTCAGCAAACTTCACGGCTCTGTTGCCCGTAAAATGTGGGCGCATGCCTGGCCGGGCAGGCCGGTTGATGAAATACCAATAACACATATCACTAATGGTGTTCATGTGCCCTCATGGATATCATATGAAATAGCCCTCCTCTTAGACAGGTACCTTGGTCACGGATGGAATAAACACCCGTGGGATCCTGTAATTATGAACCGCATTGATGGAATTTATGATGAAGAACTCTGGCATATTCATGAAATGAACCGTACCAGACTTATTCGTAAATGCCGGGAACTTATGGTAAAACAGTACGGGAAACGCAATACTCCCAAAGCTATTATGAGCGATGTGGAATCGGTACTTGATCAAGATGCTTTAACAATTGTATTTGCCCGCAGGTTTGCAACATATAAAAGATCTCATCTTTTATTTATGGACCCTGATCGGCTTGGATCGATTCTGACTTCCAAAACACATCCTGTGCAAATCATTTTTGCAGGAAAAGCCCACCCAAAAGACCAGGAAGGAAAAGATCTTATAAAATATGTAGTACACTTTGCGCAAAAGCATGAGTTGAGGCATCGCCTGATTTTTCTGGAAGATTATGATATCAGTATTGCCAAAATATTGGTGCAGGGAGCTGATGTCTGGCTGAATACTCCCAGGCGTCCTTTTGAAGCATGCGGCACTTCCGGAATGAAATCTGCTATAAACGGAGGGCTTAATGTCGGTATCCTTGACGGATGGTGGTGCGAAGGATACTCTGAAGAAAGAGGTTGGCGAATCGGAAACGGGGAAGAATATTTTGACTCGGAATATCAGGATAATGTTGAGAGTCAGGCATTATATAATCTTTTAACAGATGAAGTTATTCCTTGTTATTATGACAGAAAAAACAACACTTATTCGCAGGTTTGGGTGAGTAAAATGAAAGAATCCATGAAAATGGCCATGCAATATTTTTGCAGCCATGTCATGGTCTCAAATTACACAAAGAAATTTTATGTTTCGTCTGCAAAAAACAACAGGAGTCTTTTATCAGACAACAGCGCAGAAGCAAGAGCGCTTTCTTTGCAACGGGAACGCCTTAGTTCGCTATGGAAACTTATTACGATAGAACCGCCCAAAAGGCAAAATCAAGGCCCCTTTCGTGTTGGCGATACCGTTAATGTCTCAACAGAAGTCTTTCTTGGTGAAATTCTTCCCAAAGAAGTAGATGTTCAGATATACTACGGTAAGATACAATCCGTTGATTCAGTTACTGGAGGTAAAGCAGAAACAATGACTGTTGAAGAAAATCTCGGAAATGGCCGCTATCTTTATAGTTGTGCAGTAACCTGTAGTGATACCGGCAGATTCGGATTGACAGCCAGAATAATACCAAAAGGTGACGACTGGATAAAAAGCACCCAGGAATTTTTAACCTGGTCATGATATAGTAAAATAAAAGGATCGCATAATGTCTGCCGCTTCGGTAAAAAATCCACGCATACTTATTGTAACACCTGAAGTAACTCATCTCCCTGAAGGGATGGGAAATATCAGTAATTATTTTACTGCAAAAGCCGGGGGTCTTGCCGATGTTTCAGCTGCACTAATAAGCGCCTTATTTGAACATGGAGCAGATGTGCATGTCGCTTTGCCTGATTACAGAGAAATTTTCAACTCCCAACTTGCCCGTATTTTCGGTAAAGAATTGGATTTAATTCGCAAAAAAATGCCTGAAGAAAGAATTCATCTTGCAGAAGACAAGGTGTTTTACTACTTAAATCATGTTTATTCCAGTTACGGTTGGGAAAACCTGAAAATTGCCTTATCCTTCCAGCGTGAAGTAATTAATCATATTGTTCCAAATGTCAGACCGGACCTGATTCATTGCAATGACTGGATGACCGGCCTTATACCGGCTATGGCAAGAAAGATGGGGATACCCTGCCTGTTTACCGTACACAATATTCACACAACTAAAACTTTTCTTTCGAATATCGAAGATGCGGGTATTGACGCAGCTTCCTTCTGGCAAAATCTTTATTATGAGCAAATGGCATATGATTACTGGGGAACACGCGAATCAAATCCTGTTGATCTGCTTACAAGCGGAGTTTTTGCCGCCCATTATGTAAACACTGTAAGCCCTACTTTTTTAAACGAAGTAATTGAGGGAAGCCATCCTTTTGTTGAGCCTTATCTCAAGCAGCAATTATCAAATAAATGGCAATCAGAATGCGCAACCGGAATTCTTAATGCTCCTGATCCAACTTTCAATCCGGCCAAAGATAGTGAAATTTTTTTCAAATATGACACTGATAATTTTAAAAGCGGAAAATTAAAAAACAAACAAGCATTCCAAAAAATGCTGGGACTGATAAAAGATGATAAGGCCCCTTTACTTTTCTGGCCTTCCAGGCTGGATTCAATTCAGAAAGGGTCCGAACTTCTTGCAGATATTTTGTATAATGTAATATCTTCATACTGGGATTTAAATCTTCAAATCGTTTTTGTGGCAAATGGAGAATATCAGCAGCACTTTAAAAACATTGTTGATTTTCACCGTTTCAATAACAGGGTTGCTGTGTGCAATTTCGATGAAAGACTTGAGCGCATGGCATATGCCGCCTCGGATTTTGTACTTATGCCATCTCGTTTTGAACCTTGCGGATTGCCGCAGATGATAGGAGCAATATACGGTTCTTTACCGATTGCCCATAACACGGGCGGATTGCACGACACAGTAACAGACCTTGATGTAACAAAAGAAACAGGAAATGGATTTTTATTCGATCATTACGGTACACAGGGGCTGTTTTGGGCTATCAGCCAGGCAGTAAATTTTTACAAATTACCCTCAAATGTAAAACAAAAACAAATAAAAAGAGTCATGCAACAAAGCATTGGCAGTTTCAATCATTCCGTTACGGCAAAACACTATATAAACCTTTATGAGAAAATGTTACAACGCCCACTTATAACTACTTCTTGATAAATACTCCGATTGGAAGTAACGATGACTAATAAAGAAAGATTTTATATAAATGACCCTTTCCTGAAACTTTACAAGGATGCTATTGAAACCCGGATAGCAAATATAATTAAAAAAGAAACTCTTCTTGCACAAGGCAAGAGCAATCTTGCCAACTTTGCTTCCGGCCATAATTACTTCGGCCTCCATTTTTCCAACAACCAGTGGATATTCAGAGAGTGGGCACCTAACGCCGAATCTGTATTTTTGATCGGAGAGATTACAAGCTGGCAGGAAAATGATAAATATTCTTTAAACAGAATCACCAACACAGGTGTGTGGGAAATAGTACTTGCGGAAGAAGCCCTGAAGCATAAAGATCTATACAGATTAAGGCTCCACTGGCCAGGTGGTAAAGGAGACAGAGTCCCATCTTATGCAAACCGTGTAGTTCAGGATCCGCATACTCTTATTTTTAATGCGCAAGTCTGGCATCCTTCATATCCATTTAAATGGCGTTTTCCCGATTTTAAATGTAGCAAAGATGCTCCTTTGATTTATGAAGCTCATATAGGTATGGCTCAGGAAGAAGATAAGATAGGTACTTATAAAGAATTTACAGAAAAAATACTGCCCCGTATCGTATCTTCCGGTTATAATATGATACAGCTTATGGCAATTCAGGAGCACCCGTATTACGGATCTTTCGGATATCAGGTTTCTAATTTTTTTGCACCTTCATCACGCTTTGGAACTCCTGAAGATTTAAAAGAACTAATCGATGCTGCTCATTTTGCAGGCATAGCTGTTATTATGGATATAATTCATTCCCATGCTGTTTCCAATGAAGTCGAGGGCATAAGCAGATTTGACGGAACATTATACCAGTATTTTCATGATGGGCCACGTGGAATACATAGCGCATGGGATTCCAGATGTTTCGATTATAATAAAAAGGAAGTTCTCAATTTTCTGCTCTCAAATTGCAGATACTGGTTGGAAGAGTTTCATTTTGACGGATTCAGATTTGATGGTATCACAAGCATGTTATATTTACACCACGGCCTGGGAAAACCATTTACTTCATATAATGACTATTTTTGTGATGATGTTGATGAAGATGCTCTGACCTATCTTGCGCTTGCAAACAAATTGATACACGATATCAGACCGGATGCAATTACTATAGCAGAAGATATAAGCGGGATGCCCGGACTCGCAGCTCCCTTATCGGAAGGCGGCTTCGGCTTTGATTACCGCTTTTCTATGGGAATACCAGATTTCTGGATACAGCTTGTTAAGGATTCTTATGATGAAGACTGGCCTACCGGTCATCTTTGGTATGAACTTAACAACAGGCGCATAGAAGAAAAATCAATAAGCTATTGCGAATCGCATGATCAGGCTCTTGTAGGAGATCAATCCCTTATTTTCAGACTGATAGGCACCGATATGTACGATCACATGGCTATTAACGATTATAATTTCAGGGTTGACAGAGGAATTGCCTTACATAAATTAATAAGACTGATAACTTTAACTACAGCAGGAAACGGATACTTAAACTTCATGGGAAATGAATTCGGACATCCCGAATGGATAGACTTTCCCAGGCAAGGCAACAACTGGTCATATCATTATGCCAGGCGCCAATGGCATCTTGTTGATGACCCTTTATTAAAATATCATTTTCTTGCAAACTATGACCGCGACATGATTGCTCTGGCAAAGCAATTTCATATTTTAGAATCTTCTTCTCCGATGATGTTATACGAAAATACTTCTGACAAGATTATTGCCTTCAGGCGTGCCGGACTTTTGTTTGTTTTCAATTTTCACCCTACATCATCTTATACAAATTACTGCTTTGATGCACCTCCGGGAACCTATCAAATGATTTTTGACAGCGATTCGCCCGAATATGGAGGTCATAACCGGCTCATTCCTGATCATGATCATAAAACAATTCGCGATCAAGCAAAGGACTCAAAGCGTCAGTTTATCAGCCTTTATCTTCCTACACGTACGGGAATAGTTTTAAAATATATGGAAGAAGCTTAGAAAGAAATGTTAGCCGCTGTCATCTTAACGCCCTGCCAATACCCCGCTCATCTTCACAAACAGCGTCGGATAACTTTACAATTTTGATTATTACAGGAAAAAAGAGAAATAACCAGATTAAAATACATAATATCATGTAATTAAGAAGTATTATCATGTTTTATTTGTCATATTCATTCAGGCATTAATATTTTTCAGAAATAGTTATTAATAATTACAGGAAGTTATAATATCGAATTGATTGTGATGAAACAGTAAAAAGTCCCAAAATGGCAGTTTATCAAAAATCACACTCAATAATTACAAGATGTTACAAAGCTATTTTTTTGATTTTCCGACTTTTTACGAGACCTTCACCTTTAGAATGTCGGGATAATTTACATAATTTGATTAACAGTTTTGAATTATTATATTTATTTTTATAACCGGTCAATATAATATATATAATTATATTTAAATTGATATAATTATATATATTTAAATTACCATTACTGTCGGAATATTTTACAGTTTTGATTATTCCAACGGCGGAAACAAATAACTAATATTTAATATTGTGTATTTACAGTATTTTATCGATTTTTTTATATTTATTAAACAAACGGTATAAAAATTGCTTAAATATTTGAGGATTAAACATCTGTTACGGTTATTGATTTTAAAATATTTATATTGTATAAATCCTTTTAAAAAATTTTAAAAACAAATAGCATAAGCAAAAAATTAAAGGGTGAATTTACAAAAATAATTGGATTTTTTTGGATTTTATAGAGATTTTTTCTTTTCTTAATAAGTTTATTAACCTTTAACCAAAAAGGCGTCTATGATGAATAAAAGCAATAGTTTCATAAAATTGACTTTAATTTTTTCTTTTTTAATGATGTTAATAATGGGGGCATCTCCCGGATCTCAGGCTACGGCCATGATGGCAGCACCTTCCGTAATCTTTGATTATATGAACGGTGATCTGGATGCACCTAGTAGCACTTTTACGTTTGACGTACTCATTGACAATATAATGCTTAGTAATCTTAAGGAATGGAATTTAGCTTTCACAATCACCAGAAATAGCGATCCGGGAGTTCCATTCTCGTTTCACTATGCAGCGATAACGACTGATTCTAATTATGTTTTTGCAGGCAATAGCAATGGTTATCAGATAGACATTAATCCTCCATCAGCTACTGCAACGCAATTCAGCTTATTGGGCCATGATGCTACAAATTCAGGCAGTGTTACTGATACAACAGGAAAGCTTCTTGCCAGACTAATATTAGACGAGGTACAATATCAAGATTCGTTTATTATAACAATTGATCCGGTAAATTCATTTTTTATTGATTCAGGTAATAATTATTCCTATATGGAATCTGATGTTTACGATGTAAATGTTGTACCCATCCCTTCTACTCTGCTTCTGATGGCCGGCGGACTTTTAGGGCTTTTAATTTCAAGAAGGAAAAATAAACGGGCTTAGGTAACAATACCAATTTATGTTGCAAACACATGATCAAAACCTTCTGCATGGATCTTTCTTCTAAAGAAATAATTTCAGGAAATAATACCATTTGATTTCCTGACTCACCGGCTTTAAATCTGGGCATAGAATTCTTCTTAAATAGCTGGAAAATCTATAGCATTTGTAGCAATGAAAAGCAATATATTATTTAATTATTTAAAGTTGTTATTGCTATTTACTAGTTCTGTAACAGCCTGTCTAATAATGAAATGGGCATATAAAATACATCTTATAGCAATCAGGCTTTTTCTACTCTGTGGTTTAATGCGAAACGCCGGGGCTGTTTTTTTTGAAATGGTGAAAATACTTCATAACTTTTTCAACATAGTCTTCAGTTTCTCTTATGGGAGGTATGCCCTTATAAGAGACAACAGCTTTAGGGCCGGCATTATATGCAGCTAACGCCAGGTGAAGCTTTCCATCAAACCTGTTAAGCAGTTTTTTAAAATACCACGTTCCTGTTAAAATATTTTCTTTTGGATCAAAAGGGTCCTTCATTTTAAAAGCTTTTACATTTTGAGGCATTATCTGCATTAATCCAAGTGCTCCCGCTCTTGATACAGCTTTTGGGTCAAAATCAGACTCAGCCTTTATCACGGCTTTCAGCAAGGAAAACGAAATCCCATGCTTCTTTGAAGCTTCGGAAATCATAAGATCATATTTATTCGATGAATAAAATGGCAAACCTTCCTTCTTTGGTTTTCTTTGGATATCTTTAATAAAAAGTCGATATTTATATGACGGTTTTGTAGGAACATTAGTAAAATGCATCACACCGTTTTCATCAATATATTTATAGATATCAGCAAAGGCTAAATTCACACAGCCGCAAGCAAACAAAACCATGACAAAATAAATAACAATCAATGCTGATTTTTTTATAAAAGTATTTTTAAGCATCTCTTAAACCGTAATTCAAATAATCCGTGTGGCTATATATATTTCATATCCTTAATATTATACATAATTATTTAAACAACTCAATCAAAAACGTTTTTTTTCAAGCTTTGTCACAGATTCAATATGGAAAGTATGTGGAAACATATCAACCGGCTGTACTTGTATTACATCAAAATAATCCTTTAATATAAAAAGATCTCTTGCAAGGGTCGCCGGGTTGCAGGAAACATAAACAATTCTTTCGGGAGCCATATCAATAACCTGCTTTACTACATCTTTGTGCATCCCCACTCTTGGCGGATCAATAATAAGAACATCAGGTTTATTTTCAATCTTTGAAAGGCTGTTTTTAATATCTCCGGTTATAAAAGTGCAGTTTGATATGCCATTTATTATGCAATTATTTTTGGCATCTGATACGGCACTTTCAGAAATCTCAATCCCTGTAATTTCAGCGGCATCTGCGGACAGATATATTGGTATGGTGCCTGTTCCGCTGTATAGATCAATCACCGTTTCTTTACCGGAAAGTTGTGCAAACTCCTTTACTTTGTTATATAGAATTTGTGCCCCTTTTGTATTTGTCTGGAAAAAAGAATTTGCCGATATTTTAAATTCAAAAGCTCCAATTTTATCTTTTATATAAGAAGACCCTGCAAGCACTTTCTCATATTCTCCCACAGCGACACCAGCTTTGCTTGAAGTAATATTATTTATTACAGATACTATATCGGAGTACTTTTGTACAAGCATCTCGGAAAGAGGCTTAACAACTTTATTATCTTCGGCAGAAGTAATAATATTTACCATCCAACTGCCGTATGCTCCCGAATTTCGCAGCATAAGAAAGCGCCAGAAACCTTCATGGGATCTGAGGCCATAGGGTTGGGCACCGGAATTTTGCATAAACTCTTTTACATCATTTAAAATTAAATTTCCTTTTTCCGGCTGCAATAAACAGGCTTTTATATCAAGTACTTTATCAAAAGTTCCTGGCACATGAAGCCCCAGTGCAAAACCTGCGTTTTTTTCTCCGGCAGTAAAATCTGAAGGCATTAGCCATTTTTTGTCTGAACAGGAAAATTCCATCTTGTTCCTGTATCCAAAGATCGATTGCGATGGAATTACAGGATGTATTGTAATATCTTTTAAAAACCCGATATGTTCCAATGCTTCTTTCACATGCTGCTGCTTGTAATAAAGCTGACGTTCATATTCTATGAACTGCCACTTGCAACCACCACAATAACCGCTGTATTCACACGGCGGATTTATTCTGTAAGGTGATGCTTCAATTATTTCTACCATAGCAGCTTCTGCAAAACTCTTCTTCTTTTTTACTATGCGTGCTCTAACCCGATCTAACGGAACAGCTTTATCTACAAAAACCGCAAACCCGTCAACTTTGGCTATTGCTTTCCCGCCAAAGGCCATGCCGGTTATTTCAAGTTCAATAATATCGCCTTTTTTTATTCCCATATTTTATTTAACCCTTTATAAAAAAATAACTCAAAATGAGCCGATTGCGCAATCTAACACAAACGAAATGATATTGCCAATACCACAAATTATATATTATGCCTTTACAATCATTTCCAACCAAATTATAGTTTGTTCGCTTAAGCAATACTGTGGGAAATCACTACATTTTATTGTTTTGGATTAGGAGGATAAATTATGAACGTTGCAGTTTTGCTGATTCTCGCGCTTCCGCTATTTTACCTGGGATATGCGTTTTACAGCAAGATGATAGCACGGTTGTTTGACGAAGATGACAACAATAAGACACCGGCTGTTGCCTTAAAAGACAATGTTGATTATGTGCCTACAAACCCTGTCGTTTTATTCGGGCATCATTTTTCCAGCATTGCAGGCGGAGGACCAATAATCGGGCCGGCGGTTGCGGTTCTTTTTGGTTATGTTCCGGTTTGGTTATGGCTTGTTATAGGTTCAATTTTTATTGGTGCTGCACATGACCTTGCAACTCTTTATGCCAGTATCCGTGAAAAAGGAAAATCCATAGCCGAGATTGCAAACTCTTCGCTTGGCAGGACGGGATTTTTTCTTTTTATTGCATTTACTATAATTATGCTTCTAACGGTTACCAGTGCTTTTCTGGGTCTTACCGCAACTTCTCTTACATCAAAAGTACCCCTTGAATTCCTTAATCTTGATCCGTCTCAAACACTTTTAAAAACAGCAGTTATTGATGGTATCGTTAATGTGCAGATTGGTGGCATTGCTTCAATGTCTGTAATCGTAATTACTTTCTGCTCTCCTTTTTTAGGATATCTTCTTTATAAACGTGAGATTAATCCTTATTTCGCATCTTTAATTGCTATAACCATTGCCATTGTTTCCATTACAATCGGTTTGAAATATCCGGTAACACTTGATCCGACTCACTGGATGATTATTATCTCGATATATACAATATTGGCGGCAGGACTTCCTGTATGGTTTGTCTTACAGCCCCGTGATTTTACCAATTCATTTCTGCTTTACGGAGGCATTTGCGTTTTGCTTGTTGCGGGTATAATCGCCGGATTCAAAGGAGCCACCATGCAGGCTCCTGCATGGAACTTAACGGAGGCAAGCGCAAAAATCGGCCCGGCATGGCCGTTTCTGTTTATTACTGTTGCATGCGGTGCAATTTCCGGTTTTCATTGTCTGGTATGCGGAGGAACTACCTCAAAACAATTGCGAAAAGAATCGGATGGGCGGCGTATAGCCTATGGAGGCATGATTATCGAAGGTATCTTTGCTATGTGCGTACTTATTGCCATAGGAAGCGCTCTTGGTTTTGCCGAATATACTAACATTGTTTTTCCTCAGACACCCGGTGTCAGATCAAATCCTATTCTGGCATTTGCTCTTAGCATGGGGCTGCTTTTGCATAACAGCTTAGGAATTCAGGCAGCATTTGGAACAATATTCGGCATTTTACTTGTTGAAGGTTTTGTTGTAACAACCTTAGATACAGCTGTACGTCTGAACCGGTATTTGCTTGAAGAATTATGGCAGTTTATTTTCAAAAATGTTCCAGGACTTTTTAAGACATATATTTTTAATGCATTAATCTGTGTTATAATGATGTTTGTGCTGGCATACTACAATGCGTTTTTAGTCATCTGGCCTCTTTTTGGATCTGCAAATCAGCTTCTTGCTTCTCTTGCGTTAATTGTTATCTCCGTTTGGTTAATAAAGCGCGGGAAGAAAGCATTGTTTTCCATTATCCCTGCAATATTTATGATGGCTACCACGATTTATTCGCTTTGGCGTTTGTTGATGGACAAATATCTTCCAAAAGAAAACTATATGCTGATAACAACAGATATACTGCTTATTGTGCTGGCTTTTGGTGTAATTATTCTTTCTTTAAAAACAATAAAAAAGCTTAAAACAGCTTAAATCCGGATTAATCACTATAACGAAGGAGACACTTATGACTATTTTAGAAAAAAAAGATCTTATCCAGAAAGTTATAAATGTGTTTGAAACTGGAACACCGGAAGGTAAATATGACATGCTTGTAATCTATGATGATGGCGTTAATGATTCTTATCAGATTACATTTGGGCGAAGCCAGACAACAGAACAGGGCAATCTTGGCAAGCTTGTTGATATGTACATAGAAAACGGTGGTGCATATGCTGATGATTTTGTACCATACTTAGAAAAAATTGGTATCGAACCACTTGCCGATGATGAAAAGTTTAAAAATCTGCTCCTGGATGCTGCCCGAAAAGACCAAATTATGCGTGATACTCAGGACAGCTTTTTTGATAAACACTACTGGGAACCTGCTGTAGAGTGGGCACAAAGAAACGGGTTTAAATTGCCGCTAAGCATGCTTGTAATTTATGATTCCTATATTCATTCGGGACGCATCCCGATGTTTTTGCGAAAACGGTTTATGGAGTATCCTCCTTCAGGTGGCGGGGATGAAAAAAAATGGACCGGTTCTTATGTGGAAACACGTCACCAATGGCTAAAATATCATGAAAAAAAAATCCTTCGCAAAACTATCTATCGCACACAAACCTTTTTAAACGAAATACAAAAGAATAACTGGGAATTAAATGATCTTCCGATAAATGCCAATGGAGTAAATGTAGGGTAGTAGAGCCAGTTTCAAAACGTCCCATTTTGGCCGATCTCTGCGTTGGGTGAAAATTTTAATCCTCGAAATACTCCATGTATTCCTGCGGTTAAAATTTTCACCCGCCTTGACCTTGACCAAACTGAAACGTTTTGAAAGTGGCTCAATATTATTATTTTTTCAGCCTTTTTTCACCACAGTATATAAAAAGCCCGTTATCTTTTGAAAGACATGCTATTGTCATATCAAGTTCTTTGGCAAGTTTTACCGCAAGTTCTGTGGGGCGGGAAAATGCAAGTATTATCGCAATTTTTGCTCTTGCGGCCTTTTGAACAAGCTCAAAACTTATTCTTGATGAAAGTACCAGAAAAGCTGCGTCCGAAAGCTTTTTATCAAGAAACAATTTTCCTATAGCCTTATCTAAACCATTATGGCGACCAACATCTTCCGAAACACTTAACAGTTGGTAGTCTTTGTTATAAATTGCAGAAGCATGGGAAGCATGCGTTTCTTTTTTTAAGGGCTGGTGATCGGAAAGAGACAAAAGACAATTTGCTGCTTTATTTATATCTACTACTAAACTATCTGCCATAGGCTTAATGTCCTGGTAAAGGTCCTGTATAAGCTCCTTGCCGCATAAGCCACAACTTGTCTGGCTCACAAAACCGCGTCTTTCAAGAAGATCGGATACCAGTTCTTTTCTTGCAGCAGTGAGTGTAGCAGTAACAACATTGGTGTCGGTTCCGTCACAAAAAGCAAGAGATGCAAAATCTTCAGGGGCATCTACTATTCCTTCTCCAAGACAAAAACCTGCGACATGAGGTATTTCCTCACCTGGAGTCCGCATTACTACTGAATAGGGCTTTCCTTGTATGCGGATGGATAAAGGTTCTTCTCCGATAAGATTCTGGCT
Protein-coding sequences here:
- the glgP gene encoding alpha-glucan family phosphorylase — protein: MKNIQPFQVFPIIPEPLSFLDTLSRNLWWSWQSDAKELYKRIDPKLWEKSEHNPIVFLTNTPKERLEELAEDGSFLVHQKRIEENFKNSVLSKPNMADSSFEPNDNIAYFSMEFGIHECIPLFAGGLGVLAGDHLKAASDLKLPMTGVGLLYKHGYFRQFLSQDGMQQEEYPETDLYKIPVEKALDLSGKELYITIDRPNGNIRARVWKLNIGRIALYLLDTNLSDNPPEVRDITANLYPANQNKRLAQEVLLGIGGMRALAAMGIFPNVVHLNEGHCTFASIERISQIISKHNIDLKTALEIVPRSTVFTTHTPVIAGHDVFPVDIVKPYIETYKEKLGATEKEILSWAKPEWKDGEGQFSMFILGLKMAQYCNGVSKLHGSVARKMWAHAWPGRPVDEIPITHITNGVHVPSWISYEIALLLDRYLGHGWNKHPWDPVIMNRIDGIYDEELWHIHEMNRTRLIRKCRELMVKQYGKRNTPKAIMSDVESVLDQDALTIVFARRFATYKRSHLLFMDPDRLGSILTSKTHPVQIIFAGKAHPKDQEGKDLIKYVVHFAQKHELRHRLIFLEDYDISIAKILVQGADVWLNTPRRPFEACGTSGMKSAINGGLNVGILDGWWCEGYSEERGWRIGNGEEYFDSEYQDNVESQALYNLLTDEVIPCYYDRKNNTYSQVWVSKMKESMKMAMQYFCSHVMVSNYTKKFYVSSAKNNRSLLSDNSAEARALSLQRERLSSLWKLITIEPPKRQNQGPFRVGDTVNVSTEVFLGEILPKEVDVQIYYGKIQSVDSVTGGKAETMTVEENLGNGRYLYSCAVTCSDTGRFGLTARIIPKGDDWIKSTQEFLTWS
- a CDS encoding glycogen/starch synthase, which gives rise to MSAASVKNPRILIVTPEVTHLPEGMGNISNYFTAKAGGLADVSAALISALFEHGADVHVALPDYREIFNSQLARIFGKELDLIRKKMPEERIHLAEDKVFYYLNHVYSSYGWENLKIALSFQREVINHIVPNVRPDLIHCNDWMTGLIPAMARKMGIPCLFTVHNIHTTKTFLSNIEDAGIDAASFWQNLYYEQMAYDYWGTRESNPVDLLTSGVFAAHYVNTVSPTFLNEVIEGSHPFVEPYLKQQLSNKWQSECATGILNAPDPTFNPAKDSEIFFKYDTDNFKSGKLKNKQAFQKMLGLIKDDKAPLLFWPSRLDSIQKGSELLADILYNVISSYWDLNLQIVFVANGEYQQHFKNIVDFHRFNNRVAVCNFDERLERMAYAASDFVLMPSRFEPCGLPQMIGAIYGSLPIAHNTGGLHDTVTDLDVTKETGNGFLFDHYGTQGLFWAISQAVNFYKLPSNVKQKQIKRVMQQSIGSFNHSVTAKHYINLYEKMLQRPLITTS
- a CDS encoding alpha amylase C-terminal domain-containing protein, translated to MTNKERFYINDPFLKLYKDAIETRIANIIKKETLLAQGKSNLANFASGHNYFGLHFSNNQWIFREWAPNAESVFLIGEITSWQENDKYSLNRITNTGVWEIVLAEEALKHKDLYRLRLHWPGGKGDRVPSYANRVVQDPHTLIFNAQVWHPSYPFKWRFPDFKCSKDAPLIYEAHIGMAQEEDKIGTYKEFTEKILPRIVSSGYNMIQLMAIQEHPYYGSFGYQVSNFFAPSSRFGTPEDLKELIDAAHFAGIAVIMDIIHSHAVSNEVEGISRFDGTLYQYFHDGPRGIHSAWDSRCFDYNKKEVLNFLLSNCRYWLEEFHFDGFRFDGITSMLYLHHGLGKPFTSYNDYFCDDVDEDALTYLALANKLIHDIRPDAITIAEDISGMPGLAAPLSEGGFGFDYRFSMGIPDFWIQLVKDSYDEDWPTGHLWYELNNRRIEEKSISYCESHDQALVGDQSLIFRLIGTDMYDHMAINDYNFRVDRGIALHKLIRLITLTTAGNGYLNFMGNEFGHPEWIDFPRQGNNWSYHYARRQWHLVDDPLLKYHFLANYDRDMIALAKQFHILESSSPMMLYENTSDKIIAFRRAGLLFVFNFHPTSSYTNYCFDAPPGTYQMIFDSDSPEYGGHNRLIPDHDHKTIRDQAKDSKRQFISLYLPTRTGIVLKYMEEA